The Caldanaerovirga acetigignens genomic sequence AAAAAAGCCAGCTTTACAACACTCTGGACCGCGATCCCGCAACTCACGTCTCAGGCAACAACCCCGCCAATTCCGTTATTACTACTTTTGCCAGTAAGATTTTTGCCCCCTTTGGGACCATCTCATAGATTGGCCTTTTCCTTTTTCTCTTCCTGAATTTCTTCGGGCTTTACAATTCTATCTATTACGATATCCACCTTCTCCACTTTGTATCCGGTCAGCGTCTCTACTTCGGTGATTATCTTTTCCCTTACTTTTTGGGCTACTTCGGGTATCCTGACGCCGTACGCCACGCTCAGCTTTACCTCGAAGGAAACGCCCCCCACGCCCTCTTCCCCTTCTGCCGGCTCACTCTTTCTGACCGTAATCTGCGGGGCAAATCTCTCGGTAAAAATTCTGGTGAGTCCCGACAGGGCACCCTTGCGTTCCTCGCGAAAAACATCTTCAACTTTGTGCATGGCTTCCCTGGCTATCTCGATAAATACGCTTTCACTTATGTTGGTCCTACCCTCCACTATAACCATCCCTCCTCTTTTTTATATATAGTTTTATATTCTTCAAAACCAATGAAATTCCTGTTTAAATTTTAAGTTTTTTCTTCAATTTTTCCAAGAACTCCTTCCGTTCCTTAAAACTCTTCTCCATGCCCTGCTCGGTGGGGATATAATATTCCCTTCCCTTTAAATTCTCGGGGAGGCAATCCATATCGGCTATTTTGTCCTCATAATCGTGGGCATATTTGTAGCCCCTGCCGTAACCTAATTCTTCCATGAGCCTAGTGGGGGCATTTCTGAGGTGCAGCGGCACTCCTTGGGCTATCGTTTCAAGAGCGTCTTTTTTTGCTCTGTTATACCCCGTGTAAAGGGAGTTGGATTTCGGCGCAAGGGCAAGATACACCGCAGCCTGGGCAAGATTTACGCTGCATTCCGGCATACCTATAAAATGCGCTGCTTGGTATGCCGCCACAGCCTGCTCTAACGCTTTGGGGTCTGCAAGGCCCACGTCTTCGGAAGCAAATCGAATCATGCGCCTTGCCACATATAAGGGGTCTTCACCCGCCTCCAACATCCGGGCAAGCCAGTACAAAGCCGCATCGCTGTCGCTGTTTCTCAGGGACTTGTGGAATGCGGAAATCAGGTTGTAATGTTCCTCTCCCTTTTTATCGTAAAGTAGAGCCTTTCTCTGAAATGCTTCTTTCAACACCTCCTCGGTTATCCGAATGATCCCCTTTTCGTCAGGCACCGCACTGAAAGCAGCTATCTCCAAGGTGTTCAAGGCGACCCGGGCATCGC encodes the following:
- a CDS encoding Asp23/Gls24 family envelope stress response protein, whose amino-acid sequence is MVIVEGRTNISESVFIEIAREAMHKVEDVFREERKGALSGLTRIFTERFAPQITVRKSEPAEGEEGVGGVSFEVKLSVAYGVRIPEVAQKVREKIITEVETLTGYKVEKVDIVIDRIVKPEEIQEEKKEKANL
- a CDS encoding replication-associated recombination protein A, with the protein product MEFEQGSLFDGEIKKNAPLADRMRPRSLDEFVGQEHLLGKGRILRKLIESDQLTSMILWGPPGVGKTTLAMLIAKKTGARFVNFSAVLSGINEVKEIMKQARERRRYGQRTLIFIDEIHRFNKSQQDAFLPYVEKGDIILIGATTENPSFELNSALLSRMKVFVLNPLSPDDLMILLKRALFDEERGLGKLKILIEDQLLYKIANFADGDARVALNTLEIAAFSAVPDEKGIIRITEEVLKEAFQRKALLYDKKGEEHYNLISAFHKSLRNSDSDAALYWLARMLEAGEDPLYVARRMIRFASEDVGLADPKALEQAVAAYQAAHFIGMPECSVNLAQAAVYLALAPKSNSLYTGYNRAKKDALETIAQGVPLHLRNAPTRLMEELGYGRGYKYAHDYEDKIADMDCLPENLKGREYYIPTEQGMEKSFKERKEFLEKLKKKLKI